Genomic window (Streptomyces liliiviolaceus):
ACGCATCCCGGCGACCGAGACACCCAGCGTGTGGCGGGCGTCCTCCACGAGGTCCGCGTTGTGGTCGGCCATGCGGCGCAGCAGTACGAGCTGGAAGTCGAGGGGGGTGAACGGGGCGGCGCTAGCCGGCTTGGCGGGAGGCATGCCTCCCATCGTCCCGCACGGGCTCCGCATGGCGTACGTGCCCCGCGTGCCGCCCGCCCGGGCGGCGGCCGTCGGGGAGGAAGAGCACCGAGTTCACGTACCGCACGTATCCCGGGCCCCGGAAGGGCAGCACCCGGCGCAGCAGGCCCTGGGAGACCACGTGCGAGGCGCGTGCCTGGTGGGCCTCCAAGTCGAAGGAGGACAGCGGCAGCCAGGTGTCGCCGGGCAGCACCCAGCCCTCGTAACCCCGCTCGGAGAGGTGGCGGACGACCGTGTCGACGGGCTGGATGCGGGCCTCCAGCTCGATGAACAGGGCCGGGCGGTCACGGCCGAGGAGGGTGCCCGCCCCGCGCAGCACCGCCAGCTCGCTGCCGTCCACGTCGATCTTGATGAAGCCGACGTCGTGGAGGTTCAGGCTGTCCAGGGTGAGGCAGGGGACGTCCAGGGCGCGGGCGTGGATGTCCCGCCGGACCAGGGACGAGACGCCCCGGTCGCCCTGGTCGCCGGGCGGCAGCCACAAGCGGGCCGTGCCGGATCGGTCGCTCGCGGCGGCACGGACGACCTGGACGTTCCCGGGGGTCGCGGCGGTGATCAGCCGGGCCAGATGCGGGACCGGTTCGACCGTCACCACGCGGCGGGCCCGGCCCGAGAGCCGGCGGGTCCAGGGGCCGTACCAGCCGCCCACGTCGACGGCGGTGCCGCAGCCGGACGGGCAGAGGTCGCCGAGCCGGGCCAGTTCGGGCTCGAAACGCGGATAGACGAGCCGGGCGGCCGAGGCGACCAGCCGTACCGGCACGAAGGGGGCCAGACGGGCTGCCAGGGTCATGGCGTCATCGACCCCGGCTTCCGGGGCTCGCCGCGGGAGCCGGTCTCGCCGCCCCCGGTGATCCGCAGCAGCAGATCCTCGTGCTCGTCGTCCGTCACCTGCTCGCCGGAGGACGGCAGGAGCTGCGGGATGCCGTCCACGATCGGGTAGCGGCGGCGCAGCCGCGGATTGTAGAGAGCGGCCTCAGTACCCTCGGTGGCCTCCGGGCCCCCCGTCTCTCTCCCGAGGAGATGCAGCGGCCCCTTGTCCAGCGGGCACGCCAGTATCTTCAGCAGCGGGTCGTCCGGGTTCATGGCTGGTCAACTCCCGTGTGGGGGACAAGGACTGGGGTTGTGGCGGTGGATCGTGCTTGGGCATCGCGAGGAGCACGGAGACCGCCAGCGCCGTACCGCCGATCCGCAGCGCCAGCCGCAGCGGATCCTCGGGCAGTGCCTCGCCGAACGAGACCGTGCCGAGGACGGCCGTGAACAGACAGGTCACCGTCGTGCAGACCGGCACGATCAGCGAGGCCCGGCAGCGCTGCAGCGCCGCCTGCGACATGACCAGGCCGAACACCCCGGTGAACAGCAGGAGATACGGGTACGGGGAGCGCAGCACCCCGAGCACCGCGCCGCCGAACCCGCTCCCGGTGAGGTGGCTCGACACGCCCTTGATGGCCAGCGAACTGACCCCGTACAGCAGGCCCACCGCCACCCCGTACTCGACGCCCGTCGTCGGCATGCGGTGCCGGTGGCGGGCGCGGCGCTCGGCGGACCCGTACAGCCAGACGCCCAGGGCGAGGGTGGGGACGCAGACCAGCAGGATCAGCGGGGCCGGGGCGCTGCGGCTGACCGTGTCGGAGCCCTCCTTCAGGGACAGCACCACCATCAGGAGCGCGAGCAGGATCGCCCCGAGCGCGTACCGTTCGCGGCCCGAGGTCTCCTCGCCGAGCAGTACCGAGGAGAGCAGGACGAGGATGACGAGCCCGGAGACGAAGATGCCCTGCGCGGCGGCGATCGGCAGGGTGCGGTAGACGACGAGCTGCGCGCCGAACCCCGACGCGAGGGCGAGGGACCCGCCGATCCACAGCCAGCTGCCGAGGACCAGCCGCAGCAGCCGGGCGGGGCGGCGGACGCTCACCTCGGGCAGTGCCGCGAGCGCCCGTTTCTCCAGAACGAATCCCGCGCTGTAGAGCACGTTCGCCAGCAGGGCCGCGGCCACTCCCCACCACATGTCTACGTCCTTCGCGCGTGCAGGAGAAGGATCGAGGCCACGGAGGGGGCACGGCACGCCAGCCGGTCCAGGGGGCGCAGCGGGCGCGGTACGCCGTGGAAGGGCGCACCCCGCAGCCGGACGACCTCGAAGCCCGACGCGGTCACGAACTCCCGCAGGGCGCGGGCCGTGTAGAGCCGCAGATGGCCCACCACCTCCTTGCCGGGGCGGCCGTGGATCGCGCGCAGGCTCACCTCCGAGAAGACGGGCTGCACTCCGGCGAGGAGCAGGGCGCGGTTGTACCAGGCGGCCAGGTTGGGTGTGGAGAGCATGAGATGACCTCCGGGGCGCAGGATCCGGTGGAGCTCGTCGAGCGCCGCGTCCGGGTCGACGAGGTGTTCCACGACCTCGCTGAACAGGACGGCGTCGGCGGTGGCGGACCCGAACGGCAGTCCGCCGTCGGTGAGTTCGCCGCGTACCGCGTACGGGAGACGGGCGTGGGCGCGTCTGAGGGCGTCCTGGGACCAGTCGACGCCGACGATGCGGTGACCGGCGAGGAGCGGCGCGGCGGTCGCGGCGGCGGTGCCGTCGCCGCAGCCGATGTCCAGGACCGTGCGCGGGCCGGAGGTGGCCGGGCCGAGCGCCTCCGCGAGCATCCGGGCCTGGCGCAGACTGCGCGGGGTGCCGGAGGCGACCGGGACGGCCGGATCCTCGTAGAAGTCCCTTAGTCCGTTTGGCCCGTGGGCCTCGTGCGGTGGCCTGCGGGGTGTGGCCGTGGTCATCGGATGCTCCCCGTGCGGTGTTCCGTCGCGTGCAGGTAGTGCTCGAAGAGGTCGCGGAGGTGGCTGCCGTCGCCGTGGCTCAGCAGGGAGCGGGACCAGCGGAGCGCCACGTGCAGCCGGCCCGCCGTGGCGGCCGTCGTCACCGTCAGCCCGCGCGGCATCCGGGCCGGCGCCGAGAACCACACGGCGTGCGCCCGCCCGGCCTCCTCGCCGAAGTCCAGGGCGTACGGAACACGGCCGATGTTGCTCAGCAGGGTGGTCGACGTCCAAGGTCCGGCGGCCCTGCGCAGCCCTCTGGTGAACGCGGCCCGCCAGGCGACGGGCACCACCGGAGCCGTCAACAGGGAGGCGCCGTGGCCCAGTTGGGGGCGTGGCTGGGCCTTCAGGGCTCGGGTGCGGTCCGCCGTGCGGCGCAGCAGCGCGGCCATGTCGGAGGCGTCCAGCTCCTCGGGCGCGAAGGGGACCTCGACGAGCCGGGTGCCGTTGCCGATCGGCATGTCCGTGCCGCGCGGCCGGTCGTCCACCGGCATCGTGATGCGCAGCGGACGCGGACGGGCCCCGTGCTCCCGGTTCCAGTGCGCGATCATCAGGGCGGTGGCGGCCATCAGCTGGTCGTTCACGGTGTACGGGGAGCCCTTGGGCCGCCGCGGGACGCCCAGCTCGGTGACGAGCATGCCGTTGCCGTGGTGCTGGGGAGGCTCCGGGGTGCCGTGCGCCACCCGGGCGGGCGGTGCCCAGGTGGAGGGGGTGCCGGGGTCGCGCGGAACCTCGGTGGTCGTGCGGGTCGGGGGCGCCGCGGGGGAGTTGTCCCGGCCGCCGTACAGCTCCGCCGCGGTCGCGAGGACCCGCAGACAGGCCGGGCCGTCGAGAGCGGTGTGGTTGATGGTGAGGAACAGGACCGTGCCGTCGGCCGCGGGGTCCCGGACGACCTCCAGCCGGATCGGCGGCGCCGCCGAGAGCGGCGGGGCGTCGCGCAGCGCCCGGCCCCGCGCGTGCTTGAGCGCGTCCCGGTCGGGCGCCGGGAACAGGACGGCCTCCACATCGGCCTCGGGGGTCAGCTCCCACTCGTAGCGCCTGCCGTACCAGGGGCGGGCCGCCTCGCGCATCAGGATGCGGGGGTGGCGGTGCAGGGCCCCGGCGAACGCCCCGCGCAGCCGGTCCGGGTCGAGGTGGCCCGGCAGATGGACCTCGATGTGGACGGTCTCCGGTTCCTCCTCCTGGAGGCAGTGCCGGGCGACCTCGTCCACCACGGGGAACGGGATGCGGGCGGGCGGTCGCGCGGGGCCGCCCGTGCCGTCGCGTGCGGGATGCTCCACGGCGGTCATGTGCCCTCCCCTTCCCCGAAGGGCCCGCGGCTCCCGGGCCCCGGCGTGCGCGGTGGTGACCCCGGCCCACGCGCCGAGAGCGTCGGGCCGGAGGCGAGCCGCGGCGGCTCCGTCGGCACGAAGGGCGGCGGCGGTGAACCAGGCGTACCCGGAGCTCCCGGAGTACCGGGAACGCCGTGCCGCGGCGCGGGCGCGCGCGGCCCGGGGGCCGCTCCTGGGTCCACCCCAGGGCCCGCGTGCTCCCCGCGCGTCCGCTGCGGCAGAGGCGCCGTCGGTGCCTCCGAACCCGGCGGCGGAGGCGGCAGCGCGCTCGTGCCCGGCCGGCCGGCGCCCCGGCCGCCGCCCGGCCCGCCCGGCGTGCCGTACGACGCCTCGCCGACCGTCACCAGACCGGCGAACAGGCCGATCAGCGCCAGTAGTTGGGCGGTGCGCCCGAACGCCCCGGCACCCTCGGCGACCGGCTCCCCGGCCCCGGTGGCGGCGACGATCCCGGCCCCCGCGAGCGCGAGGAACGCGAGGGGCACGAGCAGCTCGTGCCGTCGCCGGGCGAGCAGCGCCAGGACCGGCACCAGCAGCGCGAGGAACCCGGCGATCACGATCCCCACCAGGGTGAGCGCGACCGTGCCCAGGATCAGGCCGGGCGGGCGCGGCACCGGCGAGGGCCCGTCCGGATTGGGCGAGCGCCGCCGGAACAGCACGAGCCCCGCCAGGACGAGGACCCCGACACCGCCGCCGATCAGCCCGGCCTCGTACACCGTGGACGGCTCGTACGAGAGCTTCACCGTGCCGCCCTCGCCCGCCGGGACGCGCCAGCCCTGCTGCCAGCCGTCGAGGCGTACCGGGTCGAGTTCGCGGCCGTTCAGCGTGGCCTTCCAGCCGTCGTTGGAGTTCTCGTACGTCGTCAGATAGGAGGCCGCGCCCGAGCCGACGGTGACCTCGCGGCGGTCACCGAGCCAGTCCCGTATGCCCAGTTCACGGCTCTGCGCGGTGGGGGTGGTGACCGTGCCGCGGGTCAGCGTGACATCGGTGACGGCCAGCGGGCCGGCGTCGCCCGCCTCCACCCGGTGCGCGCCCGAGCCGAGCGACAAGTCCCCGTCCGTACGCCCTTCCTGGCAGAGCGTCAGCTCGACCGGTCGCCGGGCCACGAGGTCGCCGACCGTTCCCTTGGCGCTCGTCTCGTACAGCTCGTCGTCGACGGCGAGCGTCGGACCCTTTCCGCAGGGAAGTTCGAAGGGTCGGGAGGAGAGGGTCTTCGGGGTGCGGTAGCGGTCGTCCAGGGCGGGGATGTACGCCTCGGTCAGACCGACCGGAAGCTGCATGTCCTCGTCGGCGAGGGGGTTGTGGACGGTCAGCGGGGCCGTCTCGGTGACGGTGATGTCGAGCCGGTCGGTGGTGATCGGGTCGAAGCGGACGATGCCGTTCTCGTCGACACCGGCGACGACCGCGCCGTCCGGGGAGCTGATGTTCACCTCGGTGGGCCGGGTGGACAGTCCGCCGGCCGGGGCGAGGACGACCTCGCCCACCGGCTGCTTGTCCGGCCAGCTCAGCCGGACGGTCGGGTCGTCCCCGGCGATCCACGCGGTGGTCAGATCGCCGTCGGTGAGGTTGCGCGGCGACAGACCGGTGCCGAGGCGGGCCGTCGAACCGGCCGTCGCGGTGATCCGGTCGTTCTGCTCGGGCGCCACGTCGTACAGCAGCGCGTCGAGCGCGTCACCGGGTACGGGGACGGCGCTCCCCTTCACCGCGTACGTACCGGCCGCGTCCGAGGTCCAGCGGCGGTGCAGCCCGACCTCCGTGCCCGTCGGGGAGAAGCTGCCCGGGTCGGAGGCCCGGTGCAGGGAGATTGTCTCGGCGGCCGCCTCGGTGTTCTCGGCGTCCCTCGGGAGCCGCAGCATGCGGGTCACCTGGACGTCGGGGACGCTGATCTCGGAGAAGCCCGCGCCGGAGAGCCCGGAGTGCCGGGCGGTCGACTCGACGACGGTGATCTTCAGCCAACTCGAAGCCCCCTCAGGGGCCTTGACGCGCTGACGCGAGCCGTCGGCCCGCAGGGTGCTCGTCTCCGAGCCGCGTTCCGTCTCCACGCGCACCCGGGTCGGCGCCGAGCGGACACTCTCCTGCGGCAGCGGGGTCACCCGGATTGACGCCGGGACCTCCGTCTCCTCGGTGAAGCCGATCCGCAGCCACTGCCCGTCCGCCGAGCCCACCGCGCCCTCGGCCCACGCCGTGTCGGGGTTGCCGTCGAAGGCGTTCACCGGGTCGTACTGCGGCAGGTAGTACAGCCAGTTGCCGCTCGACGACGCGGTCACCGAGCGCGCCCCGCGCAGCTCGGCCACCGTCTGGTGCCCGATCCCGTCCGACGGCAGGATCTGGTGCGGCTCGTCGCCGGCGTCCTGGTAGCTGCCGGAGTGATTGCGTTCGTCGCGGGTGTACGTGTACGAGGTGTTGGCGCCGACCAGGCCGAAGCGGGTGTCGGCGCGCCGCAGCCCGTCGCCCACCACCTGGAGGTCGGGGGCGCCGAGACCGGGATGGTTGTCGCCGGTCAGCACGGTCGCCCGGTCCCGCATCGCCGGGTCCGCGGCCAGCGGCAGCAGCGCCTCGGGCCCGCCGGACACGACGGCGGTGTCGGAGACGGCCTTCAGCCCGGCCTGGCCCGGCCGGGGTACGTCGGCGGCCGGCTCGTAGATCTCGACGGCCCGCTGGCGCGGATACAGCCCCTCGATCTGGATGGGCGTGTTCTCCGCGATGCGTCCGCCCGTCATCAGCGGCCCGAAGCCGGTCAGACGCCGGTAGCCGGACTCCTCCAGCGTCCGCTTCACGGTCGTGGTCGGTACGTAGCCGAGCTGGTCGGGGTCGAGATCGTTGCGTACGACGATGTAGTGGACGCCCGCCCGGCCCAGGTAGTCCGCCAGACCCGGGACTTCGCCGCCCGTCTGGAGGGACTGCTCGACCGCGTCCATCGCGCGCCGGTTGCCCGCGGTGCCGAACGGCACATAGTCCCGCTGGGCCCAGCGGGAGTCGGCGAGCACGTCGAGGGGCTGGTCGATGGTGGCGCCCCAGGTGAAGATGCCGTGCGCGGTGGCGGGCACGACGAGGGCACGGGAGTCCGGCGAGTACTTCTCCAGCCAGCTCGCCGTGGACTTCCAGTACTTGGGCAGCTCCTGGAACGAACCGGGCTGCAGGATCGACCCGTTGAGATAGGGCCAGGCCAGCCCGGGAAGGACGAGGGCCGCCGCGATCAGGGGCGCGTACCGGCGGCCCCGTATCGGACGGGCGCCCTGGGCCCGCGCGGCGACCCCGACCAGATGGGCCAGCCCGAGGGCCAGTGCGAGGGCGAGCCCCGTCTGGAACTTGTAGATGTTGCGGAAGGGGGCGAGGCCGCCGTCCAGCCAGTCCTGGACCACGCCGTGGAAGGGCGCGCCGAACGAACCGCCGTACCCGGCCAGGGTGATGAGCGCGGCCGTCATCACGGTCAGCACCAGCCAGCGCCGCTCGGGTATGTCCCGCCGGGCCAGTCCGGCGAGGCCGAGGCCGGCCGCGAGCGCCGAGGAGACCACGGCGACCGCCGAGGCGGTCACGGTCCAGCCCGCGGGCAGCCAGGCCTCGTTGAAGTGCAGATAGGCGACCCAGTTGCCGGCGCCGCGCAGCGACTCCGTCGCCGCCATGGTGTCCGTCGTGGTCTGCGAACTCTCCACGTACGGAAGGAAGTTCTCGCCGTAGATGCCAAGCACCAGCAGCGGGACGACCCACCAGGCCGTCGCCAGGAGCACGCCCGGCACCCACCAGGCGATCAGCTTGCGCTGCCGTGGACCGCGTGGCCGGGACAGGAGATAGAGGCCGACCGGCAGCAGGGAGGCCAGGGTGGAGGCCGCGTTGACCCCGCCCATGAAGGGGATGACCAGCGCCGAGCGCAGGGCGGCCACCCGGGCGGTGTAGCGGTCGTTCGTCAGCGGCAGCAGCACCCACGGCAGGAACGCGCCGGGCAGGGCCGCGGCCGAGGTCGAGCCGACGACGATGGTGAACACCGGCCACAGCGCGTACACCACCGCGCCGAGCAGCCGGGAGGCCGAACTGCCGACGTCCAGGCGCTCGGCGAGGCGCAGCGCGCCCCAGAAGGCGACCGCCACGACGAGTGACATCCACAGCCGCTCGGCCAGCCACACCGGCATGCTGATCAGGTCGGTCAGCCAGTAGTAGGGCAGCATCGGGAAGGCGTAGCCGACGTACTGGTCCGCGATGCCGCCGAAGCCGCCCCGGTCGTGCCACAGCTGGCCGAGGTCCGCCAGGAACTGCCCGGGGTCGAGCGCGACCCCGAGCTTGGTGTCGAAGGTCTGCCGGCCCGGGTCCACGGCCAGGAACAGCACGAGGACCACGGCCCAGAACCCCAGCAGCCACCGCCGCGACCGGGGCCCCTGCTCGGGTCCTGGGTCCGGGGCGAGGGGGCGGGTCGCGGCCGGGGGAGGGGCCTGGACCGTGCTGGTCATGGACACCGCCGGAGGATGAGGAGGAGGTTCCAGGTGGCGAATTCACGCAGTCCCGGCGCTCTGGCGACGGCCTGGGCGAGGAACGGCCAGTAGCGGGAACGCGCCGAGACGACCGTGACGTCGTCCCGGGCGCGCACCTGCCGCAGGGTGGGTCCGATGTGCACGGCGAAGAGGTTCTCGCCGAGGGTGTGCTTGGCGGGCCCGCCCGTACGGCGCCGGTAGCGGGCGCGGGCCCGGTCGGCGCCCAGGTAGTGCCAGGGCGCCCACTCGTGACCGCCCCAGGGGGACAGCCAGTTGGTGAACGACACGTAGATCAGCCCGCCGGGCCGGGTGACGCGGACCATCTCGCTGAGGAAGGTCTGCGGGTCGGCGACGTGCTCAAGGACGTTGGAGGAGAAGCAGACGTCGGCGACACCGTCCGCGAGAGGCAGCAGATAGCCGTCGGCGACGACCGATCCCTCGGGGGGTTTGTCACCGAGTTCGCGCGGGTCCGGCTCGAAGAGGTAGCCGTGCGCGCCCCGCCTGCGGAACTCCTCGGTGAACCAGCCGCCTCCGCCGCCCACGTCCACGACGGTCCGGCCCTTCACCGGACCGTCGTACGCCTCCACCTGGTCGGCGGCGTCCCGGGCGAGCAGCGAGTAGCAGCCCTCGGGGTCCTCCTGCTCGTGGCGGAAGGCACGGAAGAGGGCGAGGGAGCGGCGCAGGGAGGGATCCCGCAGGCCGGTGCCGGGCCCTCTGCTCTTCCGCGTGCTGCTCCGGGCGTTCCCGCGGCGGGGGATCATGGCGTCCAGCCCCTCACCGCCTCCGTCGCCACGGCTCTGAACTGGCGGACCGTGCGGTGCCAGCGGTACTGGGCGGCGCGGTCGCCGGCCGCCTTGCCCATGAGGGTGCGACGGTGGGTGGACAGGGCGAGGGTGCACCAGGCCGCGGCGAACGAGGACTCGCCACGGGCCAGCAGGCCCGTCTCGCCGTCCACGATCGAGTCGCGCAGGCCGGGTACGTCGAAGGCGATCGCGGGTGTCTCGCGGGCCGCCGCCTCCGTGACCACCAGCCCCCAGCCCTCCACGGCGGAGGGGTGCAGCAGCAGCCAGGCGGCGCAGAGCAGACGGTGCTTCTCGGCCTCGGAGACATGGCCGGTGAACTCGACGCCGGGACCGGCCAGTTGCTGGAGCCGTTGCCGTTCGGGGCCGTCGCCGACGATGACCAGCCGGCCGCCGGTGACCGGGCGGACCCGTTCCCACAGGCGCAGCAGCAGCTCGATCCGTTTGTACTCCACGAGCCGTCCCACGGCGAGGAACAGCGGTTCCGGTGAGCGTTCGGCCGGTGCGCCCGGCTCCTCCACACCGTTGTGCACGACCCGGATGCGTTCGCGCTCGACGCCGATGGCGCGCAGCGCGTGGGCCGTCGACGGGGAGACGGCGACGAGCAGGCCGCCGCGCTGCCCGCCCGCCAGTGCCCAGTGTTCGAGTCTTCGGCCGAGCCGGGCGGCGGGGGCCAGCGGTCCGCCGAACCGCATCCGCCACAGGTCGGTGTGCACGTGGTTGACCAGGCACAGGGTCGGTCCGCGGTGCCACAGCGGCGCCAGGTACGGCATGCCGTTGCAGACCTCCACGAGCAGGTCGCAGTCGCCGACCTGACGCTGGAACGCCGATCTGGCGCGCAGATAGTGGCCGAGGTCACCGCCCGCCGACACGACGCGGTAGTCGCGGTACGCGGCGGGGCCGCCGCACAGCAGGGTGACCTGATGGCCGAGGTGGGTCAGCCCCTCGGCGAGTCTGTCGACGAGGAGTTCGGAGCCGCCCGCTGCTTCGTTGCCGTAGTCACGGCGGGCGAGGAAAACGATTCGGCGCGGCTGTGGGGGGAGCGCCGGGTGTCGCTGCGCGGAGCGGGGGAAGGCGGCGCGCAACGACGAAGGCACGTGCTGGGGCATGGGTGCTCCAACTCGTCTCGGGGTGCGGAACCAGCGTGGGACGTGGGGGGTTGGTGTGTTCCGGTGCGTGTGAGGGGGTGTGGCGGTGCGTTCGGTGCGTTCGGTGCGTTCGGTCCGTTCGTTCTGTTCGGTGCGGTGCGGGAACCCTGAATGTCCCGCGGTGGATATCCGTATGGAGGGATGGAGCCGATCTGCCGGTGCTTCGGTGGGGGTTTCTGCGGGACTTCTGTGGGGTGTGTTCCGTGGGGGTGAACGGGGCCTGCTGTGACGGGATGCGGGTGGACCGTGTTCGGGTGGGGTGGACAGTTTTCGCCCGCTGGTTCGCTGCGGCTACTCACCGAAGTGACAATTTCGGGGCTTTGTGGAGCTGACGTCTCATCACATTGTGAGCGGTTCCTGGGAGCTCTCGGGCGTATCGGGATGCGGACGCCCTCGTACCACCAAAACGGCACCCACCGCGGCCAGGAGGAAACCGACAATTCCCGCTCCCAGCGGCACCGTCCGCCCCACCGCGCGCAGCAGACCGCTGTCCGTGTCGGCGAGATCCACCTGCTGCTTCTGGGTCTCGGGGGTGAACGCGATCCGTTTGCTGTCGAGCAGGACGACGGCGTCCTTCTTCGTCCCGGGCGCCCGGAGCGTCTTGCGGGGGCCGATCGCGGCGTAGATGATCCGGCCCGTGCGCTGGTCGGCGACCAGCTCGACGCCGTGGTTGGAGTACCACTCCTCGGCGAGGACCTGGCCGGCGTCCTCCACGCCCACGAGGGTGCCCGGGACCAGCCGGGTGCCGGTCTTGGTGGCGGGTACGGTCCCGGTGAACCGCAGACCCTTGTACCCCTGGATCCGCTTCTCACCCCGGTACTTCAGCGTGACGGTCGAGCCGAGGGTGTTGTCCCACCAGATGTACGAGCGTTTCTGCACGTCGAAGGGGAACTTGAGGTAGGCCTCGCCCTCGAAGTACGGCTCCTCCTCGCAGCAGTGGACCGGCTTGTTCGTCCTGCGGTCGGTCACCCAGCGCTCCATGGTCCACTGGAGCGAATCGTGCGGGTCGGCCGCGGGCAGCGTCTTGTCCGTGTCGACGGACGTGGACACGTCCCAGACCGCCCGGCCGCTCTTCTCGCTCTCGGCGACGTCCCCGCGGACCTGCCGGGTGATGGTGAGCTTCTTGTCGTCGACGGTCTCGATCTCGTCGGTGTCGAAATAACTGCCCGTGCCGGTGAAGACGGTCGTCTGGTCGGTGTCGATGGGAGTGCGCTGGGCGCGTGGTTCGACGTACCAGGCGAGCAGTGGGGCCAGGACGAGCAGGAAGACGCCCAGACCCAGTATGACCAGGGAGAAGGGTGTGGCGGTACGGCGCATCCGGGCACTCCAAGGGCTCTTGGTGACGCGGCACGAACAGGTGCCGGCACGGTGGGGGAGGGTGCAGGTGCGGTATGGGCCGGGAACCGTAGGCGCACCCTTGACGAAGTGTCAATGCGTTGATGACACTGAGGACTTGCCGGCACCGGGGACTCTTCGGCCGGGGCGAGGTGGGCCCGGTGGCGAGGGAGATGTGCCGCGCCCGACAGGGGCGCGGGGAACTGCGCGACCAGCCACGGTCGGCCCGCGGATTCCGGGATTTCGGACGGCGCTCCCAGCGGAGCGCCGCGGTGGGGGTGACCTTTCGACAGAGAGGCTGACCCGCGATGTCCAGACTGCTCGCCGCCCTGCTGACCGTGACGGCCGCCGCCGTGCTCGCCGTGGGCGCCGCCCTCGGCATCGTCGCGCTGCTCGACGCGACCCCGGAGCAGCCGAACACGCCGCTCATCACCTATGAGACGGCCGGCCGGGAGCGCTGACCATGGCTCTCCGCCCGGCACCCGTCCCCGTGCGCTCGGCCTGGCACGACGTACCGCGCCTCCAGGTGCGGCAGTTCGCCGCGCTCGCGATGGCCGAGGCGCCCGCGCTCGCCGAGCAGATCCTCCAGGAGATACAGCACGAGTACCCGCATCTGCCCGTGGTGCTCGACGACTCGGGCGAGCCGATGGCGCTGGTCGGCATCCGCCGGGCCATCGAGGTGTTCGTCCAGCACCTGGAGACCGCCGAGGGCCGGCCGCGCGTCCATCCCGAGGTCTTCCAGGAGTTCGGCCGCGGCGAGGGCCTCAACGGCCGCAGCCTCGACTCG
Coding sequences:
- a CDS encoding FkbM family methyltransferase — protein: MTLAARLAPFVPVRLVASAARLVYPRFEPELARLGDLCPSGCGTAVDVGGWYGPWTRRLSGRARRVVTVEPVPHLARLITAATPGNVQVVRAAASDRSGTARLWLPPGDQGDRGVSSLVRRDIHARALDVPCLTLDSLNLHDVGFIKIDVDGSELAVLRGAGTLLGRDRPALFIELEARIQPVDTVVRHLSERGYEGWVLPGDTWLPLSSFDLEAHQARASHVVSQGLLRRVLPFRGPGYVRYVNSVLFLPDGRRPGGRHAGHVRHAEPVRDDGRHASRQAG
- a CDS encoding Trm112 family protein; its protein translation is MNPDDPLLKILACPLDKGPLHLLGRETGGPEATEGTEAALYNPRLRRRYPIVDGIPQLLPSSGEQVTDDEHEDLLLRITGGGETGSRGEPRKPGSMTP
- a CDS encoding class I SAM-dependent methyltransferase — protein: MTTATPRRPPHEAHGPNGLRDFYEDPAVPVASGTPRSLRQARMLAEALGPATSGPRTVLDIGCGDGTAAATAAPLLAGHRIVGVDWSQDALRRAHARLPYAVRGELTDGGLPFGSATADAVLFSEVVEHLVDPDAALDELHRILRPGGHLMLSTPNLAAWYNRALLLAGVQPVFSEVSLRAIHGRPGKEVVGHLRLYTARALREFVTASGFEVVRLRGAPFHGVPRPLRPLDRLACRAPSVASILLLHARRT
- a CDS encoding condensation protein is translated as MTAVEHPARDGTGGPARPPARIPFPVVDEVARHCLQEEEPETVHIEVHLPGHLDPDRLRGAFAGALHRHPRILMREAARPWYGRRYEWELTPEADVEAVLFPAPDRDALKHARGRALRDAPPLSAAPPIRLEVVRDPAADGTVLFLTINHTALDGPACLRVLATAAELYGGRDNSPAAPPTRTTTEVPRDPGTPSTWAPPARVAHGTPEPPQHHGNGMLVTELGVPRRPKGSPYTVNDQLMAATALMIAHWNREHGARPRPLRITMPVDDRPRGTDMPIGNGTRLVEVPFAPEELDASDMAALLRRTADRTRALKAQPRPQLGHGASLLTAPVVPVAWRAAFTRGLRRAAGPWTSTTLLSNIGRVPYALDFGEEAGRAHAVWFSAPARMPRGLTVTTAATAGRLHVALRWSRSLLSHGDGSHLRDLFEHYLHATEHRTGSIR
- a CDS encoding alpha-(1->3)-arabinofuranosyltransferase — encoded protein: MTSTVQAPPPAATRPLAPDPGPEQGPRSRRWLLGFWAVVLVLFLAVDPGRQTFDTKLGVALDPGQFLADLGQLWHDRGGFGGIADQYVGYAFPMLPYYWLTDLISMPVWLAERLWMSLVVAVAFWGALRLAERLDVGSSASRLLGAVVYALWPVFTIVVGSTSAAALPGAFLPWVLLPLTNDRYTARVAALRSALVIPFMGGVNAASTLASLLPVGLYLLSRPRGPRQRKLIAWWVPGVLLATAWWVVPLLVLGIYGENFLPYVESSQTTTDTMAATESLRGAGNWVAYLHFNEAWLPAGWTVTASAVAVVSSALAAGLGLAGLARRDIPERRWLVLTVMTAALITLAGYGGSFGAPFHGVVQDWLDGGLAPFRNIYKFQTGLALALALGLAHLVGVAARAQGARPIRGRRYAPLIAAALVLPGLAWPYLNGSILQPGSFQELPKYWKSTASWLEKYSPDSRALVVPATAHGIFTWGATIDQPLDVLADSRWAQRDYVPFGTAGNRRAMDAVEQSLQTGGEVPGLADYLGRAGVHYIVVRNDLDPDQLGYVPTTTVKRTLEESGYRRLTGFGPLMTGGRIAENTPIQIEGLYPRQRAVEIYEPAADVPRPGQAGLKAVSDTAVVSGGPEALLPLAADPAMRDRATVLTGDNHPGLGAPDLQVVGDGLRRADTRFGLVGANTSYTYTRDERNHSGSYQDAGDEPHQILPSDGIGHQTVAELRGARSVTASSSGNWLYYLPQYDPVNAFDGNPDTAWAEGAVGSADGQWLRIGFTEETEVPASIRVTPLPQESVRSAPTRVRVETERGSETSTLRADGSRQRVKAPEGASSWLKITVVESTARHSGLSGAGFSEISVPDVQVTRMLRLPRDAENTEAAAETISLHRASDPGSFSPTGTEVGLHRRWTSDAAGTYAVKGSAVPVPGDALDALLYDVAPEQNDRITATAGSTARLGTGLSPRNLTDGDLTTAWIAGDDPTVRLSWPDKQPVGEVVLAPAGGLSTRPTEVNISSPDGAVVAGVDENGIVRFDPITTDRLDITVTETAPLTVHNPLADEDMQLPVGLTEAYIPALDDRYRTPKTLSSRPFELPCGKGPTLAVDDELYETSAKGTVGDLVARRPVELTLCQEGRTDGDLSLGSGAHRVEAGDAGPLAVTDVTLTRGTVTTPTAQSRELGIRDWLGDRREVTVGSGAASYLTTYENSNDGWKATLNGRELDPVRLDGWQQGWRVPAGEGGTVKLSYEPSTVYEAGLIGGGVGVLVLAGLVLFRRRSPNPDGPSPVPRPPGLILGTVALTLVGIVIAGFLALLVPVLALLARRRHELLVPLAFLALAGAGIVAATGAGEPVAEGAGAFGRTAQLLALIGLFAGLVTVGEASYGTPGGPGGGRGAGRPGTSALPPPPPGSEAPTAPLPQRTRGEHAGPGVDPGAAPGPRAPAPRHGVPGTPGAPGTPGSPPPPFVPTEPPRLASGPTLSARGPGSPPRTPGPGSRGPFGEGEGT
- a CDS encoding class I SAM-dependent methyltransferase; its protein translation is MIPRRGNARSSTRKSRGPGTGLRDPSLRRSLALFRAFRHEQEDPEGCYSLLARDAADQVEAYDGPVKGRTVVDVGGGGGWFTEEFRRRGAHGYLFEPDPRELGDKPPEGSVVADGYLLPLADGVADVCFSSNVLEHVADPQTFLSEMVRVTRPGGLIYVSFTNWLSPWGGHEWAPWHYLGADRARARYRRRTGGPAKHTLGENLFAVHIGPTLRQVRARDDVTVVSARSRYWPFLAQAVARAPGLREFATWNLLLILRRCP